TATGCCGTCGGGCGATCCACCGCTCAAATACACTATGACTTCGGCTGAAGATCGCGCGATGATGGTCAGCCTGGCCGTGCGCGATTATCCGGGATTTGTACTGAGTCGGTTCGAGTTGTCGCGCTCAGGGAAATCCTATACGATTGATACCTTGCGTTATTTGCGCAGGAATATGGACGAAGACACAGAGATATTCTTGATTATTGGTGCCGATAATGCCGTTGAAATGGGCGACTGGTTTGACCCCGAAGGCGTGTTGGATATGGCTCATGTACTCGTGGCTGAACGCCCGGGTTTTGAGCGAGAGCGCGTTGATCCCGCTTTCAAATCCAGGATGCAGTTTGTTGAAACACCTCTGCTGGATATATCGTCAACGGCGATTAGAGAACGCGTACGCACCGGAAGACCGATTTCTTTTTATGTTCCCGATGCTGTTGCAGATTATATTAGAACCCACGGGTTATATCTTCAGGAGTAGAGGGATAGAGACTCGCGACTTTTGACTGGTTTTGTTATGAGCAACGAAAAACAAGAAGCCGAATGTCCCAGACTTGGGGGAATGCCCGAAGCGCGGATTCAGCGTTATTTTTGTGTGGATGATGACAAGTGTCACGCGCTGGCACTCGTATCAGAAGATGCCAAAATCCTATCAAAAGAAGCCAAAGAAATTGTTGTAAGAGGTGAGGTCGTCAAAGGGTGGACCGTGGAATTGGAGGTGCCCGCTACCGATGGTGTGGTTCGCATGGACCTTGTGGCAAAGCCGTGATTATAGTCGGGTAGGGAGTTGGGGGCTGACTGCTGGACGCACGGCATAACTTTAGTAAAGCTATATTATGTCCCATTCTGATGATTTACATAAGACCAAGGTGACGATCTTTGGATCTGAATATGTACTCAGCAGTGAGGAGTCGGAGGAA
The Gemmatimonadota bacterium genome window above contains:
- a CDS encoding nicotinate-nucleotide adenylyltransferase: MTKRIGIFGGTFDPIHIGHLIIGQEIMLQCALDRVVFMPSGDPPLKYTMTSAEDRAMMVSLAVRDYPGFVLSRFELSRSGKSYTIDTLRYLRRNMDEDTEIFLIIGADNAVEMGDWFDPEGVLDMAHVLVAERPGFERERVDPAFKSRMQFVETPLLDISSTAIRERVRTGRPISFYVPDAVADYIRTHGLYLQE